The region CCCTGTGCTCAGAAAGGGCTTCTGGAGACAAAAAAGACCAGTAGATCCCTCTGCCTGTTCATTCCTTCATGGAGAACCTGGATCTGAGAGCACTGATGGGGAAGGTGTTCAGACTCCTGTAATCATCTGCAGCAGAGCTTTTCTGGTggcaggaagaggagggatggGAAAGCCCATCCCATCCCACAGGACATGTGTAGAGTCCTGGGATGGGGAGACACTGACTGTTTTCCCCTTACATCTGCCTCAACCTAGGGGAAAGGGCTTGGTGTTTctgactgaagaagaaaaatgcccCTTCCTGCGCATCCCCTGCAATGATGGCGAGCAGCACTTCACCACCCTCCTCAGTGACCTGGCACGCACTGACATCACCTCTGTGTACCGGCTGGGTGAGTTTCCCCTCTTCTTATGTGCCCAGCCCCATGGCTCCCCACGGAGACCAATGCTGGGCAGTGTCTAGAGAGCTCCTTGCTTCGGGCTTTGCAGGGGAGACAACTGCTGTGGTTGAGACAGCCTCCAAAACCCTGTCAGCCTAGTTGTGGAGGTTGTAGATATGCTCAAGAGCTTGGCCCTGCCACACAGCAGCTGTAGGGGTCTTCTCTGCTTCCAGGGCAACTCCTCAGCTGTGGTTCACCCCGGCAGATGCTGCTCTCGCCTGATCCTAGCTGTAGGTCCCTGCCTAAAGCAGGTCCCCTGCTACTGTCTGACCTTTGGGTGTGTATTGAGGGGGAAGCACAGCTAAAGTGGCAGGTGACATCCTCTCCATGCCCATAGCAGGAGCCAGGTCAGGGTTCCTGGGTGCTCTTCTCAGTTTCTCTATGCTTGCTGTGTGGCTTTTGGACCACAGCTGATTTCTCTGTCTCTGTTTCTTGCCTTCTCACTACCTAGAAGCACCATGTGGCCATGCAGGGCTGAGCTTGGGATCCCCTGGGATTCAGGGGACCTCCCAGACCAGCCAGCTCAGGGGGGGTTGAAACTGCAGCTGCATGTGGTGTCTGCAGCCAGAAATAAGCCTGTTCTCCCAAATACAGGTCTGGGGTttagcagagcagcaggagatcTCTATAAGGTTTGAGCACTGTCTGCACAATTAACACTGAGCAAGGCTTTGGGcgctttgttttctgtttgtctcTTTGTATAGATGGTTTTGAACCTACAGCCACGCTCCCGAAAGTGCCATCAGGTGAGTATGTGGAGGGGACAGAATGGGATGCTTTTATGATGACTTCTGAGGGTGAATTTTGACACGGGGAAACATCCCACTGTGGTTTGCCTGTCCCTTCCAGAGGCTGTCCTCCATGGCTGTAAAGATATCCAGCTGCTCCAGTCTTGGGAGGAAATAAATGACTTGGCTACGACTAGCACCTCCGAGCTGTCTAGCCCAGGGAGTGACTTGGCCCCTGCTACATTGGAGGATGTTCTCCTGGAGAAGCTGGATGATTTTGATGATCCCAAGTTCTTTATTGACCTGAATGCTGGACACATGGAAGATGCTGATGTCTTTGACCCCATATTGACCTTCCTTAACCAAGACAGTTATGTGCCCAGTTTTCAAAGCCTCTATGatctcagtttttcctttctcaacTCCACTTTTTATGGTTTCTCTGATGAGGATGAACTAGTCTTGTACCTTGAGACATCCAGGAACTGGGCCAAGAGGACTCATTCAGTTTGGGCTCATGTCAGGCTCTGTTTCCTCTTGGGTAAGCTCTGCATCAAAAAGGTCAAGTTCTCCCAGGCTCGAGTCTACTTTGAGGAAGCCATGAGCATCCTGGACAGGGGTTTTGGGGACCTGCCCCTGTTGGCTGCATTGCATGTGAACCTTGCCTCCATCTACTTGAAGCAGAATATGAAGCACAAGTTCTCCTCCTTGCTGGGAAAAACAGTGGCCTTGCTTGTCTGCTTACCTGGCCACTCTTTCAGCTCTGAGAATGAGCTGGAAGTCATGATGTACGTCCTGAGGGAAGCCATTGCTGTGGGTAATGCTCCCCTGGAGGCACGGGTCTGCTTCCTTATTGTCAAGCTCTTCCTACAACTGGGCAAAAATGATGAAGTGCTGCCCTTTACTGAGCATCTTCAATGTCTCAGCACCACTTTACTCAGCCCGGACACTAGTTCTGTGCCACTGGATGCCACCCCCATCTTGAGCTACCTGTATGACAAGAAGTACTTGCCAAATATCGCACTGGCCTCTGCCAGGTTGTTTGTTCCTAGTGGTGTCAAGGGGGCACCGACACCCATTTGGAGAGCTGGTTTCATCCTCCAGAATACTTCCAAACTCCTGGGAAgccagctggagaggagcagcATCCCAGCACTGGCTTGTTTCTATCTTAAGCAAGCGCTGCATTTCTCCTACGAGACCAGAGCTGTGCCCATCCAGAGGACGCTGTGTGCCATCTTGTCCAGGATGTACCTCCAGCATGGTGTGTTGGACGGGGCGGTTTGTTATGCAGCCATGGCCGTAACCCTCAGCAGACTGATGGGCGAGGAGGAGGCTTTTGAGTCTTCCCTCTCTTTGGGGTGGATGTATCTCCTGCACAGCCAGCCAGGCCCAGCTGCAGCCATCATGTGGCAGCTCTTGCGCTCTCTGCACGGGACAGACAGCGTGACGCAGGGTGGAGCTGTGCACAATCTCCTGGCCATTGCCCTCAAAGGAGAAGGGCAGGTCCAAAAGGCTGCAGAGAACTACCTCCGGGCCCTGCACAAAGCCAAGGAGACCGGGAACAAGAGAAACCAGGCTATCGCTCTGGCTAACCTGGGGCAGCTGAGCCTCTCGCACGGGGCGAGCCAGCTGTCTGAGCTCTACCTGCTCCAGTCAGCTCAGCTCTACGCTGAGCTCCAGGGCAGCGAAGACCTGGAGATGGAGTTGGTGCGGGTGCTGCTGTGGCTAGCGCAGGCCATGGTGAACAGGCAGAGGATGGAAGACGGCAAACTCTGTTATGAACTGGCGTTGGTTTTTGCCCTGAAGTGGCATAACGTGAGGAGTGAGTACAGCTTTGCTGACGGGACCCAGGGCAGTGTTCGCCTCTGTGCAGCACCCTGTCAGGTCCCTAACGCAGTCCCCTGACctgtccttttcccttccctgtaCCATGCAGGTCAGCTTCACATCACTGAATGTCTCTGCCATTTCTACACCAAAGTGTCCCCCAATCCCCAGGCCTCCATTACCTATCATGAGCATTGGGTATCTTTGGCACAacagctgcaggacagagagcTGGAAGGCAATGTCTGGCAGACCCTCAGCCAGCTCTACCAGGCTTTGGGCACATCTGAGTAAGTCCTGTCTGTGGGTATTAGATGCTTCTGTGGCTATTAGAGTGGTGTCCCTGCTCACCCAAAGCAAGAGCAGTGGCTTTCCTGGGGTGTCCCTTGAGAGAGGTGGGGAAGGTGTATGGTAGCTCTAGCTGCTAGGTAATGCACTGCTGAGATTCGTGAGCTGTCGCTGTGCGGTGAAAAGGGGAACAGTTCAATGTCAACCAGAGCGCCGCGACAGCCAGGCAAATGCCGGGCTGTTAGCTGGGACAGAACTGGGGTCTGGCCAAACACAGTTTTCCAGAGAGACATCCAGACTTGATCAGAGGGGACCCAGCGGCAGGGAATTCATCACTTCCCTTAGAGGCTTATTTCAGTGATTAATCACCATTCACCAGTAAAAATAGGTTCCTTATCTGTTATTTGAATAAGTCTGGCTTCAGCCTCCAGCTGCTGAGTCTGCCCTCCCTATCTCTGCTGGAATATTTTCCCCAGGGAGGTACTTAAGACCCTGTATCAGCTCACTTTTCCATCTCCCGCTGGACACATGCAGGTGACTGATTAGATTAGgcgggagggaagagaaagagacttGGACAGACCACAGACTTTCTTCACTCTTTGAAGGCGAATGTCTCAAACAGTGGAGTGCTAGCTCCCATGTCCCAGAAGGACAAATGGGCAGAGGCTGTTATTGACTTGGATGTTAACCTTCCCATGCTATGTCACAGTGAGTTCAGAAGGAAGGTATTTAGGAAGCAGACGCCTGTCATGTGAATGGTGCTATTTAAGATCACAAAGCAACCCATTCCCTGGACTCGAAGGACAGCTGGAGTCCAGCAGGCGAGacaccaagcaaacaaacatgcCCTGGGCACTGCCCAGTGCTGCCTGTGCcacagctgccttctgcaggCAGCGTGTCCACCCGCtggtttgtgctgctgcttttccctttgtCAGCTAGTGACCAGGGGCTTGAAAAGTGTCTATAAAATCTTGCACATGTAGCCACAGATCTGCTTCTTTGGCCGCACCCAGGGACAAACAATAGGCAGAGATGTGGTTTTGGGTGCCAGATGCTGGCTGGAAAATGAAGGTGCAAGCACTCCCCGCCTATGCTCCCATGTGTAGCTGGGAGTAATTTTGGGGCTTATTGTAGGGGGGCAAACAGGGTTTGCAGATGACCTGGACAAAACCCTCTTTATCAGCTGAAACAAGCCAGGGTGGGGAGCAGCCCCTTTGGGAGCAGGCTGCCTTGGGGCTGTGCTGAGCACTGGGGTCCCAGGCTGGTCTAAGATTGCCAGATGATGCACGCACATGCACTAAAGCATGGAGACTTCCACACTTTTACCAGGACACAGTGCTCAGAGCTGTGGCTGTCCATTTGTCTCTAGCCTTTGGCAACTGTAGGAGGAGAAGATGGGATTGCCAATGGGGAGGTGTTGAGGTAGCTTTGCAGCTGATTGATTGCTGGTGGTGGCTTGTGATTTCTCCGTAACGGCTTTTTGCCTGTTACCATCACAGGGCTTTG is a window of Accipiter gentilis chromosome 26, bAccGen1.1, whole genome shotgun sequence DNA encoding:
- the SH3TC2 gene encoding SH3 domain and tetratricopeptide repeat-containing protein 2 isoform X2 encodes the protein MLDEPQRGVPAGEECDSCCPHSPVLLPRWDRLQRTAAERRGKWWREKTMASGKAGASEPSNPATEAAECSPDTSLVLLAVREGFPPEISLFFSVESRSSRCLNSQLQEAARKKLWALESDDRDVCALFKELSARLVCMQAQEDRFLLTFRTLEEVWKFSTYLTLGYVGSCLEQLLFDQEYWLNCALMEDTEIRVTVDEDRLATIYMSLLLQEGNFFSRAVPGVWQPEQEGEESLQLCKNELIHVKNVGEESKWEGMSLLTGQRGLVPVTALDPIPHPFYQWFLKNYTVGFGISQEISGTTSQPIVKGRCTATEDHRGAAWDELSFSKGDSIEVIGFFIPGLPWFVGKSVSSGSIGFVPTRYISPEACEPLGKGLVFLTEEEKCPFLRIPCNDGEQHFTTLLSDLARTDITSVYRLEAVLHGCKDIQLLQSWEEINDLATTSTSELSSPGSDLAPATLEDVLLEKLDDFDDPKFFIDLNAGHMEDADVFDPILTFLNQDSYVPSFQSLYDLSFSFLNSTFYGFSDEDELVLYLETSRNWAKRTHSVWAHVRLCFLLGKLCIKKVKFSQARVYFEEAMSILDRGFGDLPLLAALHVNLASIYLKQNMKHKFSSLLGKTVALLVCLPGHSFSSENELEVMMYVLREAIAVGNAPLEARVCFLIVKLFLQLGKNDEVLPFTEHLQCLSTTLLSPDTSSVPLDATPILSYLYDKKYLPNIALASARLFVPSGVKGAPTPIWRAGFILQNTSKLLGSQLERSSIPALACFYLKQALHFSYETRAVPIQRTLCAILSRMYLQHGVLDGAVCYAAMAVTLSRLMGEEEAFESSLSLGWMYLLHSQPGPAAAIMWQLLRSLHGTDSVTQGGAVHNLLAIALKGEGQVQKAAENYLRALHKAKETGNKRNQAIALANLGQLSLSHGASQLSELYLLQSAQLYAELQGSEDLEMELVRVLLWLAQAMVNRQRMEDGKLCYELALVFALKWHNVRSQLHITECLCHFYTKVSPNPQASITYHEHWVSLAQQLQDRELEGNVWQTLSQLYQALGTSEALRQSLDCTKQSLRLFIDLEETVKAAEAWLQAGRLYYLMQEDELVEMYFQAAIQTALKRENFSLAMDLYEKAGDTFFNGSRHRDRAVEFYRGGAVPLARKLKAIKTELRLFNKLAELQIGLQGYEKALEFATLAARLSIRVGDQLQELVAFHRLATVYYFLHMYEMAEDCYLKTLALRPPLLQCSGEALYYCKVYCHLGNLTLHKLKDEQDAAAYFLLALAAATELEDQELQGLICAKLGDIPSAPGRPEGTPGCATYRPRWLSEGGRIV
- the SH3TC2 gene encoding SH3 domain and tetratricopeptide repeat-containing protein 2 isoform X1, which translates into the protein MLDEPQRGVPAGEECDSCCPHSPVLLPRWDRLQRTAAERRGKWWREKTMASGKAGASEPSNPATEAAECSPDTSLVLLAVREGFPPEISLFFSVESRSSRCLNSQLQEAARKKLWALESDDRDVCALFKELSARLVCMQAQEDRFLLTFRTLEEVWKFSTYLTLGYVGSCLEQLLFDQEYWLNCALMEDTEIRVTVDEDRLATIYMSLLLQEGNFFSRAVPGVWQPEQEGEESLQLCKNELIHVKNVGEESKWEGMSLLTGQRGLVPVTALDPIPHPFYQWFLKNYTVGFGISQEISGTTSQPIVKGRCTATEDHRGAAWDELSFSKGDSIEVIGFFIPGLPWFVGKSVSSGSIGFVPTRYISPEACEPLGKGLVFLTEEEKCPFLRIPCNDGEQHFTTLLSDLARTDITSVYRLDGFEPTATLPKVPSEAVLHGCKDIQLLQSWEEINDLATTSTSELSSPGSDLAPATLEDVLLEKLDDFDDPKFFIDLNAGHMEDADVFDPILTFLNQDSYVPSFQSLYDLSFSFLNSTFYGFSDEDELVLYLETSRNWAKRTHSVWAHVRLCFLLGKLCIKKVKFSQARVYFEEAMSILDRGFGDLPLLAALHVNLASIYLKQNMKHKFSSLLGKTVALLVCLPGHSFSSENELEVMMYVLREAIAVGNAPLEARVCFLIVKLFLQLGKNDEVLPFTEHLQCLSTTLLSPDTSSVPLDATPILSYLYDKKYLPNIALASARLFVPSGVKGAPTPIWRAGFILQNTSKLLGSQLERSSIPALACFYLKQALHFSYETRAVPIQRTLCAILSRMYLQHGVLDGAVCYAAMAVTLSRLMGEEEAFESSLSLGWMYLLHSQPGPAAAIMWQLLRSLHGTDSVTQGGAVHNLLAIALKGEGQVQKAAENYLRALHKAKETGNKRNQAIALANLGQLSLSHGASQLSELYLLQSAQLYAELQGSEDLEMELVRVLLWLAQAMVNRQRMEDGKLCYELALVFALKWHNVRSQLHITECLCHFYTKVSPNPQASITYHEHWVSLAQQLQDRELEGNVWQTLSQLYQALGTSEALRQSLDCTKQSLRLFIDLEETVKAAEAWLQAGRLYYLMQEDELVEMYFQAAIQTALKRENFSLAMDLYEKAGDTFFNGSRHRDRAVEFYRGGAVPLARKLKAIKTELRLFNKLAELQIGLQGYEKALEFATLAARLSIRVGDQLQELVAFHRLATVYYFLHMYEMAEDCYLKTLALRPPLLQCSGEALYYCKVYCHLGNLTLHKLKDEQDAAAYFLLALAAATELEDQELQGLICAKLGDIPSAPGRPEGTPGCATYRPRWLSEGGRIV